Sequence from the Ornithinimicrobium humiphilum genome:
CCCTTGGAGGCCCGGCCGTCCGACCCGCGCAGGGTCCGCACCGCCGGCCGCGACTAGGGTTGGGGTCGTGCCCGACCCCAACCCGACGTCCTCCGAGCCCGCGCGCCCGACCGGCTCGACCGTCGACCCACGGGTCGTCGCCACCGGCGTCGGCTCCTGGCCCGGCACCGACGTCCGCGAGGCGCTGCGGGTGGTCCGGGGCGAGCTCGCCGACCCAGCCCCGGAGGGCGTGACCGGACTGCCCTACCTGCCCGAGCTGCCCGCGCGCGGACCCGGCAGCGACCTCGTCGGCCGCTCCGCAGGGCTCCTCGTCGACCTGCCCGTCGACCTCCAGCCCCAGGGCTGGCGGCTCGTCGACCGCCCCGGCCGCGACGCCGAGCGCACCGCCGCCTGGTGGCGCCAGGACCTCGACGAGCTCGCCGAGGCCTTCGACGGCTGGACCGGCCCGCTCAAGCTGCAGGTCGGCGGCCCCTGGACCCTCGCCGCGTCGCTCTGGCTCCCGCTGGGCGACCGGGTGCTCTCCGACCCCGGCGCCACCCGTGACCTGACCGCCTCCATCGCCGAGGGCGTGGCCGGCCACGTGGCCGCCGTCCGCCGCCTCGTGCCCGGCGCCGACGTC
This genomic interval carries:
- a CDS encoding methionine synthase, which encodes MPDPNPTSSEPARPTGSTVDPRVVATGVGSWPGTDVREALRVVRGELADPAPEGVTGLPYLPELPARGPGSDLVGRSAGLLVDLPVDLQPQGWRLVDRPGRDAERTAAWWRQDLDELAEAFDGWTGPLKLQVGGPWTLAASLWLPLGDRVLSDPGATRDLTASIAEGVAGHVAAVRRLVPGADVVVQVDEPSLTAVSLGRIRSESGYRVLRTPSTGELVTSMASVVDAARGAGAVQVAVHSCAPDVPLHLLRQTGADAVALDVALLSTAGWERVAELLDAGVAVWAGLLPTDGDPQPGPRVDAFVRRWRELGLPVRDLTGVTVTPACGLAGAAPEGARALTAGTVTAAARLADVALA